A stretch of DNA from Schizosaccharomyces osmophilus chromosome 2, complete sequence:
AAGGGCAGAATCTATAGAGAAGTGCTCTTCAATTCAGCGCAATCGACTTCATCAAAGGGGAAACCTTTGTTAGCATTGATAGAAACATTGCAATTCAATAATTGCAACAAAGAGAAACTCGTAGTCTTCTATCTGGCATCCTTATAATTTACTTACTATAATGTTTTTAACGCTTAATATGATACTACCAAATCGATATAATGAAACCTTGCTATGAAGCTCAATGTCAACTTGGTTAAAACGTCTTTTTCGTACTGTTCGATAAAACTTGTCAAAGGTTTTCATTAAGAcatttatcttttttcttgtgatATTGAATTACCTCTACAGTTCCTTTGGAAATGCTGTTTCGTTTTGGCACGGTTGCCCTATTCTACAGCTTTTTGCTGGCTTACTTGGGAGTTGCGATGATATGGAAACCAGAATTTGTGATTGAAAGTGGTCTTTCAGCATTAATTGGAGCTTCGATGGATTTGGTATGCTAGCTGCTGTCTtaactatttttttcgtcCTTATTCTTCGACTGCTAACAAATACATTTGTAGAAGCCCTTAGTGAGCAGTGCAAACAACCAACCGACTTTAGCCTTTACAGGAATTCTCTTTCTCGTGCTGTCATTGATGCACACTGTAGCTCACTTACAACATAATGTCTTGTACTTCAGTGCTATTATACCTTTCCGTGCTATTTTCGACTTTATTTTCACAGGATACATTTACTTAAAAAAGGACCACATACTCAGTAATAATGTCACCTTTacctttgctttttgcGATCTCATGTGGCAGTTTTGGCTCTATGCCTCATTG
This window harbors:
- a CDS encoding SPAC1782.02c-like, conserved protein, whose protein sequence is MLFRFGTVALFYSFLLAYLGVAMIWKPEFVIESGLSALIGASMDLKPLVSSANNQPTLAFTGILFLVLSLMHTVAHLQHNVLYFSAIIPFRAIFDFIFTGYIYLKKDHILSNNVTFTFAFCDLMWQFWLYASLNEDKAKFAKKMQKEAEAEKNKELTE